Within Peromyscus leucopus breed LL Stock chromosome 16_21, UCI_PerLeu_2.1, whole genome shotgun sequence, the genomic segment TCACATGGTGAATTTATATACATTCAGTCAGtgctcataaacataaaataagaacaaataaatttCAAACATGCACCtaatgaataaatgtttcttttaaaacctACAGTgaattctttatgatttattttgtttttacttatgtgtatttgtctctgtgtgtatggtcaagtgtgtgcaagtgcatgcagagaccaggtcctctgctcttacactgctcttgcagaagaagaTCCAACACCCATATCAGAAGACTCACAAAcccaggtccagggaatctgagccctctggcctctgtaagcacctgcatgtgcacatgcctagTTACATACACTCAGAGAGACTTGCATCCCCTGGAGGTAGAATTtcaggccattgtgagccaccatggatgGCTACTAGGATCCAAACCCCAGTCCTTGGCACAAACAGTAAGTgccttaagcactgagccatttctcctggCCTCCGAATTCTTATTTACTGATGGTGCAGTTAGCAttcagcagaagcagaagactTGGAATATACCTTTGCCTAACATGTGTGAGGCTCTTAGTCCAATTCTcagaactggaagaaaaaaaatggattgagAGAGATGACAGAGAATGTACTGCTCCTGCAGAAAATCCAACACCCATATCAAAAGGCTCACAAcccaggtccagggaatctgacacctctgtCCTCTAagcacctgcacatgcacatacctatttgcatacacacacatacttgtaatttaaaaaatattttttaaaattcagtggaGACAAAATGGCTGGGTCAGAAGCTTGGGAAATCTCCCTGAAAATCACCAATAATCTAAACTAAATAAAGTGCACCATTGCAAGACACTGGAAATTAGCCAAAAATATGCAATAAACTCTacttattcagaaaaaaattactgaacCTGAGAAAGAACATTCTGAGACATGTTAGTCTGGAGCTAGTCCCAACAAGCCTCCACCCATATTGTGAAACCAGGTTATTCAGGCAGGCCACAGGGATCAGAAGTTCTGGTGAGGCTGGAACTGTTTTTATTTGgagcaggcagaaaaaaaaaagaataatacatattttgaGGTTATCAAAAGCAACAACACCTCAGTGGGTACTAGGAAATGTCAGCGATGTAGCTGCTCTGAGGTTGCAGTGTTGTTTTGATCAAGTAACTGACTGGCAAGTCAGCCAGACATGTAACAGCAAGTTCTACACAGTAAGTCAACCAAAGCTTTAGTCCAACTCAGTGTATCTCTGGTGTCTGGAATGGCCAAATACAGTGCCCATTGTGATGTTTATCTTGCTGAATACCGGgcagaaaataaaagtcaatttAGATTTGTAAGCTGCCTGAACTTGGAAAGCATTTCCCAAGTTACATGTAAACCTATCAGAAAAGGGTGAAATCATGCTGGTTCTAAAAGTTTAAGCACAAAACCTCCAACCCACCACTGGCTGACCAAAATTAGCTCTTCTTTCCCTGGGGAAATACATAAGAAGCCCACCTCAAAAACATAATTTGGGTTTGTCATGGTGGTTCATATCTGTAAGAGACTCTGTatcagaataaataataaaagttgaGGGTGTAGCCCAGTGATAGACAGAGCACATGCTTAGCATACTTGGGGAACTAGGCTCAATttccaataataaaaatataaaatgatgtttaaaagTTGAGTTATCCCTAAGTAGAGATATCAATAGCTacacacagcaaagaaaacaaattttgtaaaatttacCCACAAGAGAAATTCAACAAATAAGCCTAAAATATCAGTGGTTGCCATCCATTAGATGAAGATTGATTACAATGGATATTTGCTGCATATTATCTAAAATACCCAATTTTTAGTGGTGCCTTCCTTCTGACTCGTGCCTGTGGTCTCAGCACATCAAAGGCTGGGGCAGGTGGATTGTCtgcagttcaaggccatcctgagttAACGTAGTGAGTACTGGGTCATGCATAGGTACCTAGTAAGATCCTTTCCCAATAAAAGGTCCAGTTTTAGCCCtcaagaagaatatatatatgaacGCGTGTGATACTAGACAAAAGGAGTGCTGTCGATGGTTTCTGGCAGGTCCCAATgttgccgggggggggggggggggaatgtcaAGTACTGAATACGTATTTGTTcaaatgagtaattttttttatccacagcagttatgagagagagagagagagagagagagagagagagagagagagagagagagagagagagagagagagagagagcgctaagttctctctgtgtgttctggcAAGGTCCCAAGTCACCTCTAAGATTAAATCTACCTAACTGAAAGCCAGTAGGCAGAGTGACCTGCACCTTCCCAGCCCATGCTTCCTGGAGCGATGGGCAGGGACCCGAAGAACCGGTCAGGGCAACAAAGAGTAGAGCGTGAAGAACTTCGGATGCACTGTGGCGGCGGCTGCTGAGTCCTCCTCTGGGGAGTCCTGGGCTGTGGGATTCTAGAGCTGACTTCGCCTTGAAGCTGGACCCGGAAGACCTCAGGAAACCCATGGCTGCAGGGCGGGCGCCACCCGAGCTGCGCTCAGTGAGGGTAAACCCGCGCGACCCGCGCGTGGCGCAGCCCCTGTCGCTCTACTTCCAAGGCGAACCACAGCCCTTCCAGACGCTGCTGCCAGGAGCCAGCCTCCGAATCAACAGCTACCGAGGTCACCCTTGGCTCTTCAGGGACGCCAGGACAAACGACAGACTCCTGGTTAACCAAACTGAGTTATTTGTGCCATCTCTCAGTGTTGACGGGCGGCCTGCCTTTGCCAACATCACACTGCCAGTATACACGCTGAAAGAGCGGTGCCTTCAAGTTGTGCGAAGCCTAGTCAGCCCCGAGAACTACAAAAGACTGGACATTGTCTCCTCACTCTACGAAGATTTGGAAGACCACCCCAACGTGAAGAAAGACCTGGAACGGCTTAGCCAAGAACGCATTGAAAATCAGTGATCAGAAAAGGCAGCCAAAGAAAATCACTGAAAAACTCAGCTTCTGACGGTATTGATGAACAAACCAACGGATGCTCTGGTAGACAGTATCAGGAGGGTTAGCCTCTTTGGTTGGGGTAGAGGAAAGCTAACTTAAATGCACAAAGCAAACATCATAGAGGGAGTCGTTTTATGGAAAGTATTTTTTCTAATTGTTTAAGGCTTGTCCTTTTTCTTAGTCCATTCAGTTTGCAGTACTATTTTGCTTCTGTTTGTAAACCAGGATTGACTTTCCACAGCTACTGAAATAATGGCGGTAATTTATCTCCACAGAAAGCAGCTGTGCTCCTGTttaatgctagtattaaaggtaaATAAATTGTTGCCAGGTCTgcgtcttttttcttttcctttcaatgAATCCATGGCATTCCATGGTATATTTATCAGCAGGATTTGAGTATACTTTTCATGTGGTTAGAAAGGGCATCTTCAGGCCAGCTGCCCATAACTGTGGGTTTGTAGAATATCCTGCAATATGTTACAGTTAAATAAATGTACATATCCTTTCTTATAGTCTGGACTTCAGGTCATTAACGtcatacttttttaaatttacgtTTTACTTGTGTGTCCCTTTCTAGCATAACTATTTCTCCACATTGCATTACCTTTCACAAACATCAGTGTTGCAGCCCCTCTTGTAACTGATGGGATTTTATCACATTTCCTGGCATTGGTCATTATTTTGGGCACATCTTGTGCTATAATCAGAGTGAagtgaaagaaacaaaatccTACACTGGTTCCCTTCCACCCTTCAAGTCATCTACTCTTCGTACCTTCTTTAAATATTCAACAGGTGACCTGGACTTTTGGTTGATTACATAGTGTTAattttggttttcagttttgttgttgttgttgttttgttagaCAGGGTTTTGTGTAGCCAGGACttattatgtagctgagaataaACTCTGAACCACtgacccttctccctctgcctctgcctcctgcacaaGGACTGGGATTGCAGTCAAGTCCGTGCTCTGCTTGGGCTTTATACGAATGTATTGTACTAGCTCTACATAACATGCCTCtaaatatttaaactatttgttGAAATGTTGCCCCGAGAAACAAATGTGGAGACGGGAAATTCCCTGTGCTGATATAGAGGACACCCACATGTCTCTGTGGGGTGGACTGGGGATTTAAAGAGGTCTGGTGTGGTACTGGTTTAATGAGCCCCTCAATTTCTTTTAACCCCTCTTTCATGTCAATCTCATTAAAGCATGTAATTCCAACACCATCCTTTTGTGTTGTAcaaagaagtttaaaaacaagtaaaatgaCTAATGTTTCATTTGGAGTTTTGTGACTGTGTTAAATATATTGTTCTTAAGAGATggcatttttcctattttttttgtttgttttattgaaaatagattctgttCTGATACAATATATCCTAACTatagtttccctccctccattactcccagttcttcccccacctcccctctgctttggatccactccctttctgtctctcattagaaaagtcTTTTAAGAtacaaaaaccaaacatgacaaaataaatacaataagatgaagaagaaactatcttatcaaagttggacacagcaacccaacaAGGGGAAAGAGTCTCAAgggcaggcacaagagtcagagacccacttgttttcAGTCAGGAGTCCCACTAAATCTACAAAGGTAATAGCAATAACAAAGCAcgggacctggtgcagacccatgaagGCCTTTGCTTACCATCTCAGTCTCTGCTTAGCTGGTTCAGAAGGCCTTGTTCTGatgtcctctgtctcctctgactcttacactctttccaccttcttttgcacaggattccctgagctctgaggggagggatttgatgaagacctcCAACTTAGACTCTGTCTCCTCATAATGTCTagcagtgggtctctgcatctgctcccatctgctgctggaggaagtctctctgatgatgactagatAAGACACCAATATATAgcagagtatagcagaatatcattaggaatcactttattgattttttttgtttgtttgtttgtttgttttagaccaGCAGTGCTTGGTTTtatcccaggtctctgggctatctagtctctagtTCTTGGTGGCCCAAGAAGTGTTGAGTGTGGATTCCTtctcatagagtgggccttaggtcaaatcagatattggttgacTTCccctacaagttctgtgccatcaTTGCCCTAGCATTTTGTGCAAGTcagacagattgtaggtcaaagattttgttGCTAGGTTGATGTCCATGTTTCTATTTCGGTAGCCTGCAGAGTGCCTTCCCTCaacaaagagactagaacactGGGTAAAAGCTTCatataggcaccagctcaacttcttcatgttcaatgagtcccgtgggtgttgtcctcagcaacagGGCCCAATGTGAGTTTACAGAGAACATCCTTTTGTCTTGGTAACAACCtaggttatttgggaatttccatgggacccccttgGCCAGCAACTCAACTGAACACAACCCAGTCCCACCaatggaagccttgcctggctacaagctgggtcttgatgtagattgattctcaacttTCTGAAGAAtccccatattgatttccatagtagttgtgcaagtttacactcccaccagcagtggaggagtgttctccttgctcaacatccttaccagcatgaaCTATCACTTgcgttattgatcttagccatt encodes:
- the LOC119086770 gene encoding von Hippel-Lindau disease tumor suppressor-like codes for the protein MAAGRAPPELRSVRVNPRDPRVAQPLSLYFQGEPQPFQTLLPGASLRINSYRGHPWLFRDARTNDRLLVNQTELFVPSLSVDGRPAFANITLPVYTLKERCLQVVRSLVSPENYKRLDIVSSLYEDLEDHPNVKKDLERLSQERIENQ